attgtatggtatgcggtagtttgggggagctcactaagcttcgtgcttacagtttcagtttttggtttcaggtacttccgcaagcaaagggaagagctcgggatgatggcatcgcacacaccacaacttcagtcttgtcctgggagttgatttagttttcttgatatgtttggataacagttgtgatacagtccttcccacagtattttattatgattttcaaaacacgcagcatatggttttattatgtaatACTCAGTCTtgtggttttgttataataaaaatcgaaatttttgggaggtatttttgggttgtttcatctTGAGTGTAAAAGCAATATTATTCGACATCCGATAAAGCGTCGTGTCGGGTATTTATCAGTCCATAGTGTCGATTATAAGGCTCATGGTAATACTGTTCAGAGAATCTTAATTTAAACTTCCTAGAGGGATGCCTTCAAGtagttttatgatttgatttgaTAAAAATTATAAAGATTAGGATAGGTAATACATGCTAAATAAAAGAAAGGTTTTTAATATATGAATAATTTTCGATCAAATAAAATTacaaatacataaaactataaaacccgtgaactcaccaactttatgttgaagttttcaaaatacatgtattctTAGGAGGATGAGTGTGGATGGTAGCTGTGGAAGGGAGGAAGTCATCAAGGAAGTTGGTGGGAgtcatttttgtttgttttatgatTAGTTACAAATAGGAAGTATACTTGAACTTCAAACAATGTAACCCTgaaataatttataataaataaaagtaatGTTTGCGGTATACTTTTGTGTATTATTCAATATACTTGTCACCATGATCCAATGTACCTATGTCACACAACCCGATGTTTCCGCCGtcggcggggggggggggggggggggggtgtgacAAGTAGAAACTTTCTTTTCCTGATTAACATTCTGTCTTTCCTGTTGTGGTTTCAAATGATTAAAATTggcttcttcttttcttttgaaatGAGCAATAGAAGCAAATACATGATAATTATTACCAAACCAGATATCACAAAGTCCTTTCTCCAAATGAGTTTTGTCTTTCACTTGGATAATCTCACAAAACCAAATCTTCTTCCCATCCTGGAAAATATTTGAGCAATGTAAACGTCCATTATTGTTCCTATCTTTGCATACCTATTCCATAACTCCTTTGGAAGGAGGTCGCTTGGTAAATTAGTCACGTAGAAAGATACGACAATCTTATCTATCGATCCATGGACACTGTCTGATCTGTTTGACCTGTGGTTATCATTACTTCTATTCAATTCCTTATCATGATAACCTCTATCATATTTGCATCTCCTAACTTCTTGCCACTCAAACTCTCCATCTTTCATCATTGTACATGAATGAACGTGCACAACATCAGAAATTGATCCCAAACCCTACTCCTCCCCACCTCACAAATTAAAAGTGAGTAGACAAGGGAAAACGACGATGAAATAGTGTAGATAATCACCAGAAACACATAAGTCAAAGTCGACGACCAAAATTCACTGAAGACCACCATATGAAAACCAGACGATCTACTGGAGTTGCCCGGAGAAACAAAGGAGGTTTGCTGGCGTTTGCACCCGCCGGAGAAGAAGACCCACCTCTATAcctaggggtgtaaacgagttGAGCCGAGCACGAGCCtaaccaagctcgagctcggctcgtttaattttgaagaagctcgagctcgagctcggctcatgaACAATTTAGTGAGCTCGCGAACCTAAACGAgcttaaacgagcctatatatatatatatatatatatatatatatatatatatatatatatatatatatatatatatatatatatatatatatatatataggctcatttaggctcgcgagcccactagctgaagctcggctcgagctcgtttaataaacgagcctcatatttgGGCTCGAGCTTGGCTcaggctcgtttaattcgatctcgagttGAGCTTTTAATGAGTCGATCctgagtagctcgcgagtagctcgACTCACTTACACCCCTATCTATACCCAACAGATAGAACTATTACCCGACAGACAAAACACAAAAGTGTGTGACACTTCTTTTACCCAACGGTCAACATTGTGACTCAATTCTATTGTACTTTGGCCCACCTCTCTAGTTTTATTATATAGtcgaaaatgaaatatttgtcTATTCAATATGAAATCAAGTGTTGCAAGTTGTAAGAAGCCTCATAGAGCATCATCACTTCATCTATTCATCATGAATTAGACATTTTACACCTATGATATTCAATTTGTGATCTTAAGCCTTTAGTTGTAAATCATAATAATGTTGTGTTTCTTTTGTAATTGAGATGTTTTCGTCATAATTTGTACGATTTGCATCAACAAAAATTATAGTTCATGTTTAAAAGTTAAAGTTGGCTTCATATCATCGTTTTAATCAACATCGTGTAATATTGTAAGGATCTTCCGATTCCGACCGAATCTTCCGATTACAACCTTCCAACACATAAAACGATATTTGGTAAGATCCGGATCTTTTAGAGCTTTGATTACTACCATTAACACATAACGTAAAATATAATTTCTGTTTAAAaaatgggataatgacttaaaagggtaatatattattcgatttgtacatatttggtcactaattttttttcgtccacatttaccccttcaacttgttaaattgtacacattcagtccttatgaccggttactccaggttagccgggaaaaatgacttaatagggtaatatatttctcattttgtacacatttagtcattaatatttttgtacatatttagtccttcatatttttttgtttcaaaataaatcatttttgtttttgtacacattcaatacttatgaatgttttctttgagtttttctcacgacatcttacgtgggacaatcattgatgaagtgtGTGAGGCTGTTGATTTTTATATGTAATGTCTCATTTtcacaaaaaaatttcatttttaaataaggcaaaacttcataattataaatccattattaagaaaaaacgtttattccaaaatatatttatcaaaaatcagagtaatataagtaACACAGAATCCTCAATATtattgatgagtgtgtacaattATGCATTCTCCTTCTCACGACCAAcgatagaacctgaaaacataaacaactaggtaagcACACAGTTTAGTGAGTTTTCTTTAAAATACTCGATACAACAAATGTATTATCATGCATAACGGACCCACACTCATCATATTGGAATACCttggcccaatcagtcatcagactggaacgCCAACATGCAACATGTcaaatcagtcatcagactggaatatccagggtttgttggcatgCCGCCTTAACCCAACTGCTATTCTCGAGTCCCCGTGCCTATAGCTTATAGTCGGCCcgcaccaggtatcttggcctacaacatataACAAGACCACCTCAACCTATCCCACCACCATATGACTATCCtacgtaagatgtcgtgagaaaaacctaaaaaaatcattcataagtactgaatgaatacaaaaataaaaataacttattttgcaagaaaaaaaaaattatattaaggactagatgtgtacaaagtgaaaaatatactaccctattaagtcatttttaccggttaaCCTGGAGTAGCTggtcataaggactaaatatatacaatttaacaagttgaaggggtaaatgcgGACGGAAAAAAAATTCAGTGACTAAATAtgtaaaaatcgaaaaatatattatccTTTTAAATCGTTATATCTTAAAAagttaataataaaatattattcgCTCGTATCAtagaaataaataaaagaaaagaaatgaaaaaacCTTTGGTAAGTGGAAAAGCTTAACTGCTAAAAGAGCAGTAAGCAGCCTTTCGAGCCCATTTCCATCCCCAACACACCACAACCATCCCCCTTCGTCTTCTTCTCCTCTTCCTTTTTTCCTTTTTGCTATTTGACGTCTGCGTGATCCTTTGATACAATACATCACTCAAACATCTATCGCTTTCCCCAAATCCTTTCAACAATCGATGAAGATTGTGATTTCTCCCAGAAAAATCTCCTACTCCGCACAATAATCGAGAAAAATGCCAGTGTTTCTTTCTTCAGATTCATCACCCATGGGCACAGTTTAGATCGAACGAAACGTTTTACTTAGAATTCCTAACACCAAACATCATCATTTCTCACCGGTTTTTTCTGGATCCAGCCACTTGTTCTATCCTTTTCATTTCATCCGTTTCGGAAACGTTCACTTCATGTGGTCCTTTTCAATGATTTGAATCAACTTGCACTTGAGATTTGGATCTCTCCTTTTTCTCTATAGAATCGTATTCACGAAGGTCTCTTCGTTGTCGCATTCAAAAAGGAAGAAAACGAGAGAGATGGCGGATTTTATGTTCGTTCTGAAGAACTTTCTGTTAGTGTCTCTGGCGATGAATATGTGTTTGATTTGGAAAATAAACTACGATGATGAAGAAACCCTATCATCGAAATGGAGTAGCTGGGGAAATCTACAGCAGAAGTTCCATTTTCATGGCTCCTGTTTTAATGGTGAGAAAAACAACGGAAGAGTGGAGGAGGCGCAGGTTAGCAGCAAGAGGACAGAGATACTGGCAACGACGTCGTATGTTGCATCTACTGTGGTTCCAGATGGCGGGGAGAGTGTTGTCATCAATCTTGACCAGTAAGTGCTGCCGTACTCGAATCTAAATCATGATCGATACCTAATAATTATCGTTGGATTCCAATCATAAGattattttcattattattattcatatcaattgttattttaggaaaaaaaagTATATCTAAAAATATTTGTATATctggaaaataaaacaaaatatcaaCAGTTTCATGGTTTTACCAAAAATATCTATTTTTTTGTAGTAGAATAATTAGTGTGTAATCGTTGCATGATTTCATACTGTAATTGATTTATGCGTAAATTATATTTTTGGTCCTTTATTGTAGTTGGTTTTTGCAATTTTAATCCTTATTTGAAATTCTAATAACATTTTTTGTCCCCGACTATACCTGTTTTTTGTAATTCTGTTTTAAAAAATATAgccattttactttgaaaagagAAACCAAATATGTTACCGAAACATTCAAATAAGAgccaaaattacaaaaaaaaaaacctcttGGAATTGTAATAACAAAAAAATCAATTATACCgaagggccaaaaatgtaatctaCTTTTGATTTATTCATTAATTAGATTACAGAAAATATTTATAGCGAAGGGAAATACAACAATTTTACAATAAATTCGGTAAGTGCGGTTACGGATAGTATTGAAAAGGACACTACAGTAACATGCGCCAAATCAGCACGCGTTCACGTTAGCACATAGACAAAGACAATTCGGTTTTGTGAATTCCGATGGTGGATGTCATGGTTTGGGGGAGCCACCCGTTTCCACCACCAAAGTTTTACTTCCCGATTCTAGGGTCTACCGTTTTATGCTAACGTGCACTGTTGGTTAACGTGCCTCATTGTCCTCTTGCTTTCGTTTTCAAGTACATGATTATATGTTGTTTTTAttgccaccaccaccgccacacacccaccaccaccaccgccaccactacCTCCACCACCGCCGCCCATAATCATTTCCATTGCTTTGCTGTCTTTTGCTTTGTTCCACTTCCAGCACCTCAATCTTttcaacaaataataataataataataagataatAGTTAATTGTTCCACTTTATTTAGTTTAATATTAAAGCAATTACCAAAAGAAGAACCCATCGactgtttttgaattttttaattaaacctAGTCCACTGTATTCTATATTCATATTCATATCAATAAATCACACACTTGAAGTATCTTATTGGGTTACTGTTTATCCGACTTATTTCTCATGTGGTTGGTTAAAGTCcataagaaaaaaaaaccatGTTACCATGTCAGTTCATAAGAAGAACCCTTTTGCTTGCATAGGTTGTTTCCTCTTTTAGTTTACTAATATTAGGTGTCCATTAAGATCTTTACACATGTCACCATGTGTGTCCTCTCTTTCCCATCACCAAACCTTGTTTATTCGACCAAGCTGGTATACTTGGAGAAACAGTTAGGGTTTGAGTCGAACCATTTAGCAttgcaaattgtttgtttgaatttatttaaaaatataagttacaaaaaataaatatatattatattgttTTGGAGCAAATATGGGCTTATAGTTCTAATTTatatggtattttttttttttaaaatatagtgGTGACCCGACGATGTATGAAAATTTTTGGAAGCAAAAAGGTGAAAAAACAACGGTTGTGACTTCCGGTTGGCAGCACATAAGTTACTTTTCAGATGTTAAAAACGTTTGCTGGTTTTTGGAGCCAGAGCTCGTGACTGCAGTCACAAGGCTGCACAAAGTGGTCGGCAATGCTGTCACGGAGGGCCGCCACATGGTGGTTGGAACCGGCTCTTCGCAACTTTACCAGGCGGCAATTTTTGCTCTCTCACCTCACAATGCTTCCACCCCCATGAATGTCGTGTCTGCCGCTCCGTTTTATTCGGtaacttttaatatttttattattagatAATCAGGTTTCAACACAGAACCAAATTATCTGAACAAAAATGATCTCAACCGTCAGATCAAATCATCGTGAGATGAATTTAATCAAACGGTTGAAATTAAATTTGATGGTTTGTTCAGATAATTTGAATATGTTTTGAATCTATGATTGGTTTAGTTGACTAAGTGGCACATGCTTTTATCATGAAATATATGGTTTTCTGTAACTATTTTCTGATCGCTTGATGTGAAAGCAATGtcgcaaagttttttttttgtgtatttgacttgtattgatGAGAGGCTTTAATGCTACACTGACATAGGGAAGACAAAATGATTTTAACAAGTCAACCAAATAACACTGCAAAAATTAAATGACAATGTATTATTAGAGTATATCCATAGACCACAAAATGTATGTTTTCATTTTGccaataaaacatatatatatatatatatatatatatatatatatatatatatatatatatatatatatatatatatatatatatatatattaaaatattgaaATATTGTTGTTACATTTTATTGCAGTCGTACCCATTGATGACAGACTACTTGAAATCAGGGCTACACAAATGGGCAGGAGACGCTCATAAGTTCAACAAAGAAGAACCCTACATCGAACTAATCACTTCTCCTAATAACCCCGATGGATCTTCAAGACAAGATGTAGTCAGAGGCCATAAAGGGATTCTAATTCATGATCTCGCTTACTATTGGCCTCAATACACACCCATTTTATCACCTCCACCTGATTACGATATCATGCTCTTCACTGTCTCCAAATCCACGGGTCACGCCGGTTCCCGAATCGGgtaaaataaaatacatataatttttctttttttctaaATTATTAATTTTACTATTATTTATGTTGTAGATGGGCGCTTGTGAAAGATAGAGAGGTCGCTAAAAAGATGACGACATTTATAGAGATCAACACGATTGGTGTGTCCAAAGATTCACAGATTCGAGCAGCAAAGATTTTGCAAGCTGTGTCTGATAGctgtgataatgatgatgatgatgatgaatctttctTTGATTATAGCTACAAACTCATGgaaaaaagatggaagaaaattaGAGAAGCTGTTGATAAAACTCGTCTTTTTAGTTTGCCGGATTTTTCACCGGAGACATGTTCTTTCAGTGGCCGGACTTTTGGGCAGCTCCCTggtaattttattaatttcaagACATAAAATGAATATATGATTAATTCAATAAATTTGacgtattttttgtttttgtttttgttgtagcTTTTGCTTGGTTGAAGTGTGAGGGAGACGTGGATGATTGTGAAAGTTTTCTTCGAAAGAATAAGATATACACGAGAGGTGGGAAGCATTTTGGGGCAAGTATGAAGTATGTGAGGATCAGTATGCTGTGTCGAGATAGTGAATTTGAGGTTTTCACTGAAAGGTTGCCTACAATTGTCTCCTGAAAAAAAAGTTATGTTTTTGTTTTGCAAGATGATATGCGGAATTTAGGGTTAGTTTTAGGTATGTGTAAAAGAAAGATATTTTGGTTTACTCCTGTTGTTGATAAATATCAGTAacattagtgatctaaatgacTAGAAATTTTCAAGTAATCACCAAGATGCGTTGCATGTTTTGTGGTTTATTGAATATAAATTGATGATTTTCTTGCTATTTGTATTTTGGTATGTGAAAATCATAGGGTTGTAATGGCAAACTAGATCGAGTCCATAAAAACAAAGTCATTCCAAATAAAAAGATTAATGGTTAA
The genomic region above belongs to Lactuca sativa cultivar Salinas chromosome 4, Lsat_Salinas_v11, whole genome shotgun sequence and contains:
- the LOC111907020 gene encoding tryptophan aminotransferase-related protein 2; amino-acid sequence: MADFMFVLKNFLLVSLAMNMCLIWKINYDDEETLSSKWSSWGNLQQKFHFHGSCFNGEKNNGRVEEAQVSSKRTEILATTSYVASTVVPDGGESVVINLDHGDPTMYENFWKQKGEKTTVVTSGWQHISYFSDVKNVCWFLEPELVTAVTRLHKVVGNAVTEGRHMVVGTGSSQLYQAAIFALSPHNASTPMNVVSAAPFYSSYPLMTDYLKSGLHKWAGDAHKFNKEEPYIELITSPNNPDGSSRQDVVRGHKGILIHDLAYYWPQYTPILSPPPDYDIMLFTVSKSTGHAGSRIGWALVKDREVAKKMTTFIEINTIGVSKDSQIRAAKILQAVSDSCDNDDDDDESFFDYSYKLMEKRWKKIREAVDKTRLFSLPDFSPETCSFSGRTFGQLPAFAWLKCEGDVDDCESFLRKNKIYTRGGKHFGASMKYVRISMLCRDSEFEVFTERLPTIVS